The Amycolatopsis nigrescens CSC17Ta-90 genomic interval GCGCGTCCAAATTGGCCCGCACGAGAAGCCCGGCTCGGTCGACGGCGGTGTAGGCGAGTTCGTACCGGCCCTGTTCGTCCGTTCTCGTTTCACCGAGCGGAACTCCGGCCTGCGGCCGTCCAAGGCCGATCCTGACCGGCACCCCGGCCAGGCCCGCGCCGTCCTGGCGCATGACCCGGCCGCGGATCACCCGCCGGCCGGGGCCGCCCGGCGGGCGGCCCTGTTCATCGGGCGTCCGCACCCTTTCCAAGGCGCAAACGGTTTCATTCACAGACAAGCTCCCCCTCCGGACCTTCTCTGTGCTCCAGGATGTGCCAGACCGCCGCCAGTCCCCATCCCCAGATCTTGGGGGTGCGCGGGTGCCCACTGATTTGCTATACGCGTCACCGGACCCGCGGGCGGTCGGAAGTAGGGTTTGTCCGTGGACGCAGCCGCGATGGAAGAGGACGACACCGCACGGGCGACGCCATCGGCGGTGCCCACCGGGGTCAAGATCGACATGTCGGCCGCCGTGCCGAGGATGGCCCCTGGCCACCGGCTGCGGGTGCTGCTGGTCGAGGACGACGACGGCGACGCGCTGCTGGTGCAGGAGATGCTCGAGGAAGTCGGCACCCCGGTGACGCTCGAGCGGATGCGCACCATGGCCGAGGCGCTCAGCGGCCCGGTCCGTGCCGACTGCGTGCTGCTCGACCTGCAACTTCCCGACGCGGTCGGGCTGACCGGGCTCGGCAGGCTGCGCCGGCACGCGCCGAGCACCGCGGTGGTGGTGCTGACCGGGCAGCGCGACGAGTTGACCGGGGTCGCCGCGGTGGCCTCCGGCGCCCAGGACTATCTGGTCAAGGACCAGGTGGACGGCCCGCTGTTGATCAAGGCCCTGCGGTACGCCTGGGAGCGCAAGCGCGCCGAGGAGGTCGGCCACGAGCTTCGCGAGCAGCAACTGCTGGCCAGGGAGAACGCCAGGCTGGAACGCGGCCTGCTGCCCACCCCGCTGCTGACCGACCCCGGACTGACCCTGGCCACCCGGTACCGGCCCGGCCGGGACGGCTCGCAGCTCGGCGGCGACTTCTACGACGCGGTGGAACTGCCGGACGGCACCGTCCAGATGATGGTCGGCGACGTCTGTGGGCACGGCCCGGACGAGGCCGCGCTGGGAGTGGCCCTGCGGATCGCCTGGCGGTCGCTGGTGCTGGCCGGCCTGCCGACCCGCGAGGTGCTGGCCACGGTCCAGCGGGTTCTGGTGCACGAGCGGATCGAGCCGATCTTCGCCACCCTGTGCATGGTCGGCATCGCCGCTGACCGGAGTTCGCTGCGGATGTGGCTGGCCGGTCATCCGCCGCCGCTGCTGATCAACGGCGAGCGGGGGCGGCTGCTGCCGGGTGACCGGCTCGGCGTGCCGCTCGGGGTGGTCGACGACGCCGGCTGGCAGCCGCTGGAGGTGGCGCTGGAGCCGGACTGGTCGCTGCTGCTCTACACCGACGGGTTGTTCGAGGGCAGGGTCGGTGCCGGGGACGAACGGCTCGGCCACGAGAACATGGCCGCGCTGGTGCTGGACATCCTGCGGGCGGACCCCGGTTGGCGGCGGAACCAGGGCGCCGTGCTGGACCAGCTGATCGGCTCGGTGGAACGGCTCAACCGGGGCAGGCTGGACGACGACATCGCGATCGCGCTGCTGAGCCGGGGCGGCCGGTGAGGGGCATGCACTATCCAGTTGACGGGGGCCGCCCGGAGGGTGGCTCGCGGCGGCTGGATGCGGGTGACGCATGGACGGCGGGTGCACCGGTGAGCGTGCATGACACTCATTCGAGTAAGACACCGTGAAGTCTGGGGCCACTCCCGCGCGGCGCCACCTGGCCGCGGCCGCCCGCTGGCCGTTGCGCCGTTGGATGACGCTGCTCGCGGTGCTGGAGGCGACCTTGCTGGCCGTCGCGATCGGTGGCGGGGTGATCGCGCTCGACGGGTTGCGTGAAGCCAGGTTCCGGCTGGTCGAGCAGATCGATCCGCAGCTGTCCACGGCGAACGAGCTGTCCACCGGGCTGCTGAACCAGGAGACCGGGGTCCGCGGGTACATGCTGACCGGCCGCCAGGATTTCCTCGAACCGTACGAGCGGGGCAAGGCGCAGCAGCAGCGGGCGGTGGCCGAGCTGCGGCGGCTCGGCGCGACCGAGGGCACCGTGGCCGGAACCGACCTGGACCGGGTGCTCCGGGCGGCGGACGGCTGGCAGGGCATGACCGAGGTGTGGACGGTGGCCGGCGGTCCGCTGCCGGGTGCCGAGCAGGTGGACAACGGCAAGGTGCTGTTCGACGCGGTGCGGTCCGCGTTGGACACCCAGCGGGTGAACCTGGAGCTGGCCAGGGACGAGGCGAAGGGCAATCTCTACGGCGCCGAGACCTATCTGACCACGATGCTGGTGGTGATCGCCGCCCTGCTGGCGATCCTCTACGTACTGCTCTACTTCGGCTTCCGGCGCACCGTCGCGCGACCGCTGCTGCACCTGGCCGGTGAGGTCAGGGCGGTCACCGACCACGACATCCACCGGCAGGTCGAGGGCGGCGGGCCACGTGAGCTGATGGAGCTGGCCGCGGACATCGAGGCCATGCGCCGCCGGATCGTCGCCGAGGTGAGCGAGCTGCACGACGCGCACGAGCTGCTGGACACCCGTACCCAGGAGCTGCAGCGGTCCAATTCGGATCTGGAGCAGTTCGCCTACGTGGCCTCGCACGACCTGCAGGAGCCGCTGCGCAAGGTGGCCAGCTTCTGCCAGCTCCTGCAACGCCGTTACCAGGGGCAGCTGGACGAGCGGGGCGAGCAGTACATCGAGTTCGCGGTGGACGGTGCCAAGCGGATGCAGGCGCTGATCAACGACCTGCTCTCGTTCTCCAGGGTGGGCCGCCGGTCCGGCGAGTTCCGGGTGGTCGACGCGGACGAGCTGGCCGAGACCGCGATCGGCAACCTGGAGCAGGTGATCGAGGAGTCCGGGGCCACCGTCACCCACGACGAGCTGCCCAGGGTGCGCGGCGAGGTGACCCTGCTGACCGCGGTGTTCCAGAACCTGGTCAACAACGCGCTCAAGTTCCGCGGCGAACGGGTGCCCGAGGTGCACATCGGCGTCCGGCGCGAGGACACTGAGTGGAAGTTCTCGGTGACGGACAACGGAATCGGCATCGAACCGGAGTACGCGGAGCGGATCTTCGTGATCTTCCAGCGGCTGCACGCCAAGAGCGCCTACCCGGGCACCGGGATCGGGCTGGCCCTGTGCCGCAGGATCGTGGAGTACCACGGCGGACGGATCTGGCTGGACAGCACCGACTCCGGGGAACCCACCCGCTTCTGCTTCACCCTGCCCGTCAGCGAGAACGAAAACGAGGAAGCATGAACGACCAGCTGAGCTCCATCGACATCCTGCTCGTCGAGGACGACCCAGGCGACGTGCTGATGACGAAGGAGGCCTTCGAGCACCACAAGATCCGCAACTCGCTGCACGTGGTGAGCGATGGCGTGGAGGCGCTGCAGTTCCTGCGCCGGGAGGCCCCGTACGAGGACGCGCCGAGGCCGGGGCTGGTCCTGCTCGATCTGAACCTGCCGCGCAAGGACGGCCGCGAGGTGCTGGCCGAGATCAAGGCCACCGCGGACCTGCGGACGATTCCGGTGGTCGTGCTCACCACGTCGGAGGCGGAAGAGGACATCCTGCGCAGTTACGATCTGCACGCGAACGCCTATGTGGCCAAGCCGGTCGACTTCGAGCGTTTCGTCGAAGTGGTGCGTCAGATCGACGATTTCTTCGTCACCGTGGTGAAGCTGCCACGTTGAAATCAGGCTGTGTCGGTGAGGTGAACAGAATCGCACCGCCCGGCCGGTGCGTGCGGGATCCGGCGGTAATCCCACAGTGTGCGACGGGTACCGGAACGGTCATCTGACGGCGCTAAGTTGCCGTTTCATGACGAGCGAGGGTGAACTGCGGGTGACCGCCTTGGCGCTGGCCGCGCGGGACGGCGACGACCTGGCGCGTGCGGAGTTCGTCCGTGCCACCCGGCGTGACCTGTGGCGGTTCAACGCCCGGCTCGCCGGCGCTGCGGTGGCGGACGACCTCACCCAGGAGACCTACCTGCGGGCGCTCACCGGGCTGCCCCGGTTCGCCGGCCGTTCCTCGGCGCGAACCTGGCTGTTCGCCATCGCCCGCCGCGTCGCGGTGGACCAGATCCGCGCGGTGCGGGTGCGTCCCCGGCAGGTGCTGCGGGACGACTGGCAGCAGCTGGTCGAATGGGCCCAGCCGCGTGGCCTGCCCGGTTTCGATGACGGCGTCGTGCTGGACGAACTGCTGGACGCCCTGGACGCGGATCGCCGCGACGCCTTCGTGCTGACCCAGCTGTTCGGCCTGTCCTACGCCGAAACCGCCGCGCACTGCGACTGCGCGATCGGCACCATTCGCTCCCGGGTCGCCAGGGCCCGCGCCGACCTCATCCGCATGGTCCAGCCCCCCGAAGACGAACCACCACGCGCGCGCCGCCTACACGCCGTCCCCCCAGATTCCCCTTAGCCCGCTTTCAACGACGTCTCGAACGCGGAACTCGCACTGCCGGAACGTAGAACTCGCGCGACGCGAACGTGGGACTCGCGCAGTTCTGCGTTCGCGCGGGGCGAGTCGAACGTTGGGGGTGGGCGAGTTCCACGTTCGGGCCCGTCGGTGTTCTTCGACGACAGGAACGGCTGCCCGCGGGACCTGATCTTTCCGGTGCGGGGTGAAATTTCGCTGGTGACCAGCGGCGGAAGGTGATGCGGGGAGCGAAATTTTGCCTCGCGTCGCCTGCAAGGCGACCACCACCCTCGATGCCGGATGGCTAGAAGGGCGGAGGCTCGTCGTCGTTTTTCGACGACGTCTCGAACGCAGGACTCGCACTGCCGGAACGTGGAACTCGCGGGAGGCGAACGTGGGACTCGCGCTGCTGGAAGGTGGGACTCGCGCAGTTCTGCGTTCGCGCGGGGCGAGTCGAACGTTGGGGGTGGGCGAGTTCCACGTTCGGGCTCGTCGGTGTTTTTCGACGACAGGAACCTCCGAACAGAACTCGCATTAGGGCCTTCGCAGCGGGAGTGGCTGCCCGCGGGACCTGATCTTTCCGGTGCGGGGTGAAATTTCGCTGGTGACCAGCGGCGGAAGGTGATGCGGGGAGCGAAATTTTGCCTCGCGTCGCCTGCAAGGCGACCACCCACCCTCGAACCCGGATGGTTAGAAGGGTGGGGGTTCGTCGTCGTTTTTCGACGACGGCACCGCTGGATCGACGAGAGGTTCGGGGCGGGTTGTGTAGGTGCGGCCGGTCGGAGTCGTGACGGTGAGGTCGGCGGTGTCCGGGTCGAAGTCGAAGGTCCAGCCGGGTTGGTCTTTCAGCCGGTGGTGGTAGCGGCATAGGCAGCAGAGATTGTGCTCGCAGGTCTGGCCATCGGCGGACCAGGCGGTGCAGTGGTCGGTATCGCACCGCTGCGCGGGGCGGTTGCAGCCGGGGGCGCGGCAGGTGCGGTCGCGGACTTGGACCAACTCGGCCAGGTCGGCGGGTGGCCGGTAGCGAGTCCGGCCGACATCCCGGACGGTGCCGGACACCGGATCAGTGAGAACCTTCCGCCAGATCGAGTCGGGCTGGTTCATGAGGTGGCGGCCGATCTCGCCTGGGATGGGGCCGTGACCGACCAGCTCGCAGCCGTCTTCTCGGAGGCCGAGGGCGGTGTCGAGCGGGATGTGGATGAACACCTGAGCGGCCACACCATCGATACCGCCATGCTGACCCAGCAGCAACTCGGTGCACACATCCGCGCGAAGCTGATCCATCGTGCGCGACTCATCCCGGGTGTGGAGCTTGCGGGCCAGAGCATCCACCCGCGCATACACCGCCGCGGCGATCTCGGCCGGAAGATACGCCCACAGCGACGCCATCGCATCCGGCTCGTGGATCAACTCCACCTTCCGATCCAGCCGACGAGCCGCAGCACGAGACTTCTGCCCCTCAGGATCCAACCCAGCCACCACATGCGTCACCGCCTTACGCCAATTCGACGGACTCTTCTGACCAATCCGCTCCGCCAGCAAACGATCCGCCTCACCCACCAACTCATCCGGCAGAACAGCGATACCATCGAACGCCTGGCGGGCCTTACCGATATCCAGCTCACCCGCCTCCATCGCCGCCAACAAACACGGCAACCGGCTCACCAACGCCACCGACAAAGCCACCCGAGTCGCAGTAGCTTCACGCGACAACCGCAGCTCCGGCGCCAGCTCATCGACAACGGATCGCACCCCACCCCGCAGCGCGGAAAACCGCGCGATAAAACGAACTTCCACCGCATCCAACTGACACCGCAACCGGCGAGAAGCCACCACGGCAGCCACCGACCCAGCGTCATCGAACCCGTCGATCGCCTCCGCGGACAACCCGAAAAATCGAGACGGCGACAACGTCTCATCACCCGGCTCCGGTCCCAAACGACGTAACATGAAAACCCCCTGAAAAGTATCGGACCAACACCTCAATAATACCGCGAAGCAAAAACAAGCCCCGCAATTTCACCCGAAAGAATAATCGGTTTCCATGTATTGGATAGAACCGTCATCGGCGCGCTGTGACCAACTTGTTACTGTCACCGTGGTCACGAACGGCCACCGCTGACCAGGCGGTTTCGGTACCCATCTGGCAGCGTGTGGTCATGACCAAGCCGATCCGAGTCTCGATGCGGCAGTGGACCACCTGGGTACCGCTGGTCGCGGTGGTGGCGTTGTTGCTGTCCTGGGGTCGCACCTTGCCGGCGTTCGCCGTGGTGCTGGTCGCGATCTGCCTGGCGGGTGCGGTGCTGGCCGCCGTGCACCATGCCGAGGTGGTCGCGCACCGGGTCGGGGAGCCGTTCGGCTCGCTGGTCCTCGCGGTGGCGGTGACGGTGATCGAGGTGGCGCTGATCGTCACCCTGATGGTCGACGGCGGGCCGAAGTCCGCGTCGCTGGCCCGCGACACCGTGTTCGCCGCCGTGATGATCACCTGCAACGGCATCGTGGGGCTTGCCCTGCTGGTCGGCGCCCTGCGGCACCGGGTGGTGGTGTTCAACGCCGAGGGCACCGGCGGCGCGCTGGCCACGGTGGCCACGCTGGCCGTGCTGAGCCTGGTGCTGCCCACGTTCACCACCAGCAGGCCAGGCCCGGAGTTCTCGGCCGGGCAGCTGGCCTTCGCGGCGGTCGCGTCGCTGTGCCTGTACGGGCTGTTCGTCGCCATGCAGACCGTGCGGCACCGCGACTACTTCCTCCCGGTGAACGACGACGGCGACGTGATCGACAGCGAGGAGCACGCCGCCCCGCCGAGCACGGGCGTCACCCTGATGAGCCTCGGGCTGCTGGTGGTGGCGCTGGTCGCGGTGGTGGGCAACGCGAAGGCGGTCTCACCCGCGATCGAGTCGGGCGTGGCCGCGGCCGGGCTGCCGCCGTCCGTGGTCGGTGTGGTGATCGCGCTGCTGGTGCTGCTGCCGGAGACCCTCGCCGCGGTGCGCGCGGCCAAGCGCGACCGGATCCAGACCAGCCTCAACCTGGCGCTCGGCTCGGCGATGGCCAGCATCGGGCTGACCATTCCGGCGATCGCGGTCGCGTCGGTG includes:
- a CDS encoding PP2C family protein-serine/threonine phosphatase — encoded protein: MAPGHRLRVLLVEDDDGDALLVQEMLEEVGTPVTLERMRTMAEALSGPVRADCVLLDLQLPDAVGLTGLGRLRRHAPSTAVVVLTGQRDELTGVAAVASGAQDYLVKDQVDGPLLIKALRYAWERKRAEEVGHELREQQLLARENARLERGLLPTPLLTDPGLTLATRYRPGRDGSQLGGDFYDAVELPDGTVQMMVGDVCGHGPDEAALGVALRIAWRSLVLAGLPTREVLATVQRVLVHERIEPIFATLCMVGIAADRSSLRMWLAGHPPPLLINGERGRLLPGDRLGVPLGVVDDAGWQPLEVALEPDWSLLLYTDGLFEGRVGAGDERLGHENMAALVLDILRADPGWRRNQGAVLDQLIGSVERLNRGRLDDDIAIALLSRGGR
- a CDS encoding HAMP domain-containing histidine kinase; translated protein: MTLLAVLEATLLAVAIGGGVIALDGLREARFRLVEQIDPQLSTANELSTGLLNQETGVRGYMLTGRQDFLEPYERGKAQQQRAVAELRRLGATEGTVAGTDLDRVLRAADGWQGMTEVWTVAGGPLPGAEQVDNGKVLFDAVRSALDTQRVNLELARDEAKGNLYGAETYLTTMLVVIAALLAILYVLLYFGFRRTVARPLLHLAGEVRAVTDHDIHRQVEGGGPRELMELAADIEAMRRRIVAEVSELHDAHELLDTRTQELQRSNSDLEQFAYVASHDLQEPLRKVASFCQLLQRRYQGQLDERGEQYIEFAVDGAKRMQALINDLLSFSRVGRRSGEFRVVDADELAETAIGNLEQVIEESGATVTHDELPRVRGEVTLLTAVFQNLVNNALKFRGERVPEVHIGVRREDTEWKFSVTDNGIGIEPEYAERIFVIFQRLHAKSAYPGTGIGLALCRRIVEYHGGRIWLDSTDSGEPTRFCFTLPVSENENEEA
- a CDS encoding response regulator, with the translated sequence MNDQLSSIDILLVEDDPGDVLMTKEAFEHHKIRNSLHVVSDGVEALQFLRREAPYEDAPRPGLVLLDLNLPRKDGREVLAEIKATADLRTIPVVVLTTSEAEEDILRSYDLHANAYVAKPVDFERFVEVVRQIDDFFVTVVKLPR
- a CDS encoding sigma-70 family RNA polymerase sigma factor, with amino-acid sequence MTSEGELRVTALALAARDGDDLARAEFVRATRRDLWRFNARLAGAAVADDLTQETYLRALTGLPRFAGRSSARTWLFAIARRVAVDQIRAVRVRPRQVLRDDWQQLVEWAQPRGLPGFDDGVVLDELLDALDADRRDAFVLTQLFGLSYAETAAHCDCAIGTIRSRVARARADLIRMVQPPEDEPPRARRLHAVPPDSP
- a CDS encoding HNH endonuclease signature motif containing protein, which produces MLRRLGPEPGDETLSPSRFFGLSAEAIDGFDDAGSVAAVVASRRLRCQLDAVEVRFIARFSALRGGVRSVVDELAPELRLSREATATRVALSVALVSRLPCLLAAMEAGELDIGKARQAFDGIAVLPDELVGEADRLLAERIGQKSPSNWRKAVTHVVAGLDPEGQKSRAAARRLDRKVELIHEPDAMASLWAYLPAEIAAAVYARVDALARKLHTRDESRTMDQLRADVCTELLLGQHGGIDGVAAQVFIHIPLDTALGLREDGCELVGHGPIPGEIGRHLMNQPDSIWRKVLTDPVSGTVRDVGRTRYRPPADLAELVQVRDRTCRAPGCNRPAQRCDTDHCTAWSADGQTCEHNLCCLCRYHHRLKDQPGWTFDFDPDTADLTVTTPTGRTYTTRPEPLVDPAVPSSKNDDEPPPF
- a CDS encoding calcium:proton antiporter, which gives rise to MTKPIRVSMRQWTTWVPLVAVVALLLSWGRTLPAFAVVLVAICLAGAVLAAVHHAEVVAHRVGEPFGSLVLAVAVTVIEVALIVTLMVDGGPKSASLARDTVFAAVMITCNGIVGLALLVGALRHRVVVFNAEGTGGALATVATLAVLSLVLPTFTTSRPGPEFSAGQLAFAAVASLCLYGLFVAMQTVRHRDYFLPVNDDGDVIDSEEHAAPPSTGVTLMSLGLLVVALVAVVGNAKAVSPAIESGVAAAGLPPSVVGVVIALLVLLPETLAAVRAAKRDRIQTSLNLALGSAMASIGLTIPAIAVASVWLQGPLTLGLGATHMVMLALTMVVGVLTVVPGRATVLQGGVHLALFAGFVFLAVSP